In Streptomyces sp. HUAS ZL42, the DNA window CCAGGTGGTTGGCGCCGAGCGCGAGCGCCGCGTGGTACAGCGGCCGGTTCTCCTCGGCGATCCACTCGGGTTCGCCGCCCATCTCGATGACGAGGGCCTCGGCGGCCAGCCGCAGCTCGTCGGGGGCGGTGACGCCGAAGGAGCAGCCGGCGAGGCGCTGGACGTCCACGGGGGTGCCCGTGAAGGTCATCGCCGGGTGCAGCGCCAGCGGCAGGGCGCCCGCGCGCAGGGCCGGGTCCAGGACCCTGGCGCCGTACCGCCCCGAGGTGTGCACGAGCAGCTGGCCCGGCCGCACCGCTCCGGTCTCGGCAAGGCCTTCCACGAGCCCGGGCAGGGCGTCGTCGGGGACGGTCAGCAGCACCAGGTCGGCGCGCTGCAGCACGTCGGCGGGCTGGACGACCGGCACGTCGGGCAGCAGGAGCGCGGCCCGCCTTCTGGAGGCGTCCGAGACCCCGGAGACGGCGACCGGGCGGTGCCCGGCGAGCTGGAGGGACGCGGCGAGCGCGGGGCCCACGCGGCCGGCGCCGACGACGCCGACGGTGAGCCGTGCGGGGCGGCCCTTGGGGTCTGGCTGTTGGACTGTACTCACTCGACGGCGGCCTTCCCGTTCCAGTCCGCTCTGGGTACCGGACGATTTCTCGTCATGTTAACGCGAATTCGGGGGGCGCTCGGTTGTCCACAGGCTGTGGGTTTCCCCACGCCGCAAATGCGGATGCCCGCGTGTGCCGTTGCACGCCATGATCCGGGGCATGAGCGATACGGCGGAGCAGGGCACGGAGCTGACGGAGCAGAT includes these proteins:
- a CDS encoding Rossmann-like and DUF2520 domain-containing protein — translated: MSTVQQPDPKGRPARLTVGVVGAGRVGPALAASLQLAGHRPVAVSGVSDASRRRAALLLPDVPVVQPADVLQRADLVLLTVPDDALPGLVEGLAETGAVRPGQLLVHTSGRYGARVLDPALRAGALPLALHPAMTFTGTPVDVQRLAGCSFGVTAPDELRLAAEALVIEMGGEPEWIAEENRPLYHAALALGANHLVTLVAQSMELLRTAGVAAPDRMLGPLLGAALDNALRSGDAALTGPVARGDAGTVAAHVTELRRHAPQTVAGYLAMARATADRALAHGLLKPELAEDLLGVLANGTNGAEGDAR